The genome window GTTGAATTGTCATTTACTACGAGTCGTATGTGCTATATCTTTTGTTCTCGACAGTTGAACGTTATTTGTCAGGTTGTAATTCACTTGTTTATCTTCATTCCAGGGGCCTTTGTAAAACATAAACTACTTTCAAATTCAACGTGTTCGGCCATGTAACTACTCTTTAGAGGTATTACAGACActatttttgtaatgttgttttgtgtgaaacATTATATAGGGGGCTACTTATTTGCAATAAATGTGATATAATATTGTTCTGCCTTTTAGTTCTTCTCAACTGCTAGGACAAAGAACCCTTTCCATGTCGGCTGGAAACGGATCAGCATCCCGTTTTGATCGGGTCAGAGATGTGCCTCTCTATGACCAGGTGCCTTTTGGCTCATTACCATGGGGTCAGGAGATTCCTTATCCTCTCGGTGATGTGCCAGCAACCAGCTATGACCCTTTGCCACCTCCTCCGCTCCCCGACAATCCTCCAGTCGGCCCAGATTTCTACCCAAGTGATGGTGAAGACCAGGTGGATGATGCCATGGACATCAAACCCATCCGACGTTTTATTCCAGACTCTGTGAAGAACTTCTTCAGAGGCAGCAGCAATAGTGGCAGCAAAAAATGGCCCTTTTCACCACCACCTGATAATGTGAACACCACCACTCAAGGTGTCCCATGCTCCCCTCCACCCTCACCCACGGCCCCCAGCTCCTACCTGGATCCTTATGGGGGGTCTGGAGGCAGCTACGCTTCAAGAAAGGAGCAGGCGATGTTATTAGGAGAACCACTGGAATCAGTTTCTGGACGCTCTCTACAGACGGCTATGACTTACAGCGAGAAGGTGGAGGAGTACAATCAGCGCTATGCTTACATGAAGTCCTGGGCCGGACTTCTGCGCATTCTGGGTTGCATGGAGCTGCTTTTGGGGGCTGCCGTTTTTGCCTGCGTGTGCGCCTACGTGCACAAGGATAACGAGTGGTTTAACATGTTTGGGAACACGATGCATCAGATGTCCGGTGGAGGATATGGGGGGTCATCGATGGGTGGGATGTACGGGGGAGGTGGAGTTTCCTACACAGGGCCCATGACCCCTTTTGTGATCGTGGTGGCTGGATTGGCCTGGATAGTGACCATCATTTTGCTAGTGTTGGGAATGACCATGTATTATCGTACTATTCTGCTCGACGCCAACTGGTGGCCAATCACAGAGGGTGTGATAAACCTGGCATTAGCAATACTTTACATGACCGCTGCAATAGTGTATGTGAGAGACACAGTCCGAGGAGGTCTCTGCTACTACCCTCACTTCAATGCTGGGCCCAACGCAGGCTTTTGCAGAACAGAATCTGGGCAGACTGCTGCCATCATCTTCCTGTTTGTCAACATGCTGTTGTATCTCGTGGGTGCAGGAGTATGTCTGAAGCTGTGGAGACATGAAGCTGCAAGGATGCGGAGAGAGAGACTCTGTCAAGATGTAAAGTCCAAATTTGAAGTTCTTCAAAAGttacaatataaatgtttatgtttgtatataatattttagatgtatcattgtcatttaaaaaggaaTTTTTGAGTTCAGTAATAACAGATTATGAATTAAGATAATGAAGCCTATTTCCTGTTTTccttttctttatatttagaCTAAAGCAGCAGTACCACTCACAATGGTAAGCAGGTAATTTTTACTACAAaggttgttttaaattattcaattattgTATTCTGACCAACTCTGTTATTTGTAAACACAGATTGATCTAGGTTCCAGTGTCTCGGCTCCAGTCTACAAGGGTCCCCTAATGGCCTTTCCAGAGACAATAGATGGCACAGCACCCTCCGTTATAATGGAACCAGAGATTTTAAGGGGTCATATCCCTTCTGGGCACATTCCCAAACCTGTGATCATTGCAGACTATGTGGCGTGAGTTCTGCAAGTTTACACAAAGCATATTTCAAAGGaatacttttattatttcagaCCATTTTACTGCTTGAATCTTGCATGGGATTTGgaaacattgacatttattgCCTCATCATATTTATCATCTACTCCTGTAACAGTTACATCTGATCTGATATGTTTTATGTCTTCTCACAGAAAATATCCCACAATTCGCACAGATGAGGAGAGGGAGCAATACAAGGCAGTGTTTAATGATCAATACGCAGAATATAAAGAGTTGCATGCTGAGGTTCAGGTCTTAACACAGAAATTTGAGGAAATGGACAATCTGATGAGAAATCTGCAGCAACAGCCTACTAGCCACATGGTAAAAATGCTACTTGGCCGACTTCTAATGGGCTGATTGgcaattaaaataatagtttacaCTGAATAGTGATGTTACTCCTGGGTTTCCTTTAGGCTTAGATCACATTTATTCTTTACTACTGTTGTAATAGCTTAATGTGTTatcctttgaaaaaaaatatgtatgtaaTTGTTGTACAATGCAtgatgaaatacattttgtgagTGTGGCAAATTTAAGACATTATCTTTGGTTTTCCTTCTAGGAGCAAGAGAGAATCCACAGCATTGTTCAAGAGTATAACAGAAAAAAGGCTGTAAgtgttttgtaatgtattttccatattgttttatattctaCATGATACACTTTCCCTACACATCTCAACGTTTTAGTTATCTACCCGTTGCAAACATTATACCTCATATAGTTATTAATAAATAGCTGTTTACCTTTCTGCATTGCAAAATAATGGCATGGTAACTGTCTCAGTTCAATGAACAGCTGAAACAGAAAAACTGGAAATGTTAGGGGATGTAGACTATTTAAATAGTTGATGACGTGTCTACATACTTCCGGTATGTTTGGGAGAGCATGCCAAAGATGATTTTCCATGTTTTTGGTTGTAGGATCCAACGTTCCTGGAAAAAAGGGATAGATGTGAATATCTGAAGAACAAACTTGCTCACATAAAGCAGAAAATTCAGGAGTACGACAAAGTCATGGATTGGAATGATGGTTACAGCTAGACAGAGCTCTTACTTTTGAACTTTAGAGAAGTTctccagaaaaaataaatcttaagtgtgctcaaaattattttatattcttttcaGATTTGCAATACACCTCACAATCTTggtattaaaatgatttgacaTTGCATTTAGTCAGTTTCACACTTTACAGCAAGAGCGTTATGATGGACGTTTGCTATAAAGGGCACTGCAGATCaaacatgttatttttcttGTTACTAACATGTTTCATGAAACCTTTTTCCATGTATATTTCTCAATGTGCTCCTCATACTTCTTTGTATTTTAGAATTAGGCAATTTGAAAATCAAAATCAAGTGATTCTTTGAGCGTCTTACGTAAAGAACATGTATCTATAAGTGAAGAACGAAAATCGATAGCCCTCAATGTGTTTGTTCAAATTAAGCAGAGGTAAATCTCTGTATCGGTCCtggaatgtttttaatatttataagttTTAGTTAAAGAAGTTGCATAGTGTAGATTGTTTTGTGTATCACTTGTATGTTTTATGTACATATTCTATTTTGTATCACTCCACCTTTATATATGAATTTGATACTTTTTCAGTAATAATGGAtgttgacaaaaataaacaagcttACCTCCTTAGAGCAgtctattttttttcttttgaaaacaaGAACCAGCAGTAAGGCTCTGATGATCAGGTATCTATATAGGTATAGTACTATTGTTGTAGTTATGCTGTTAAACTATTCTTGTACTGGCTTGACTGGTTTGCTTTACGTGTGTCACGTTACAAGCTGCAATTGACTCCAGGAAGTGAGGTGATCATACATGCTTTGTGCAAACATTATGCCTAGttcagtaaataataaatacctgTTACTTACATCAAAGAATACaacttttctttatttcaattAAGACATTTAGATGAGTAAAACATCTAAAATCACATATAATACATTAAACACAGGTTTGAGTTGCTATTGTATGACTGTCACAAACTACACAATAGAAAACACCCTCAGACTAAATTGAACAATAATCTTATAATGTCTCATTTATAAGTAAATTACTATGTTTGATATCAATAATCGCTCTCAAATTACATATTTATGACTGAGCAGCTTGAAACGCATTTGCTCATAAATTCCAATTGTATAtaccaaataaaatgtaaacgtGCTTTTCCAATTAGCGCAAATGCCAAACCTTCCTTAGCACGCTTGCTTTTGTCAAAACTTAAAACCTAAGCAAGGAATGGCTTGGTTAGTACCAAGATGGGGTACAGTTTGGGCTATAATTATATACCTTCTCAGAAAAGGGGGCTCTCCTTGCTGTCTGTGTTACCTCCTAAACATTTCGAGCAGGTTTAATCGCTTTATGTTCTGTCACTAAGAAAAcagaagcaaaacattttttttaacccaaAGTTGCTTTGAAGCagtgtgaatttaaaaaaagctaaGTTGTAGacctacaaaaaaaaaaacgtgacCTGCATCTCTCACAAACATTCTGGGCGGGAGCGCGCACCGCACCTGTACGGCAGGCGGGCGGTGCTCTGTGAAACACTCGGTAGTCAGAGGGCGTCATCTGAGGCTGCGTCGTTGAAATACTCCATCCACCTGAGCCTGCGTCAGTAAAATACTCCATTCGAAAAAGGATTGTTTGAAAGATTGTTTGTTTACCAGCTTTCGGACGGAAAGGAGGTAAGAAAGCTCGATGCgaattatttactttttgttcAATATTTCCAGTTGGAATACATGTGTAATTTACAGATACGCAGATGGGCGTTTGGTACCAGTTTGAAATGATTATCCGAAATCATTTATTTCGGGAACTTCAAACAGTTAGGCTTTGTCATTTAACGTTAGTATCTGTGTTCTTAAATTTGACACGCgagatttttaaaacaaaatttcatTATTCAGATATGTGATTTATCTGTAAATTAGAACATTGCTGTTCTCAGGTATTTTACAGATGACCTTTTAGCCAGAAGTCTCTTAGTAGCGTTTAGTAGCAGTACTGTCAATAAACTATGCAAGTCGTTAAAGCATAAAAGGGCAATTTCTCTCTGTATTGATGGGATTATTTGGTGTTGTGGCGTATATCtttactgatttattttatttcatgtttttttgtgttctcaCCTAGACAACTTTGTCAAGTTGTTTGTCCAAGAGCctttaggacaacatcatgccGAAAAAATCTAGTCACCGTCCGCCGTATGGACGCAGACAGTAAGTTGCATCTTGAAAtagtattttaataattattagtACAGATaagtaatgtgtttgtttggacTTCATGTTGCCTAGTTCAACTAGTATTCATCTTGTAACCCTGCtgggaatattttttttaaattgaaatgcttTCCAATAAATAGTAAAATTACCTATCATATATTTACCATTTAACCATTAGAAAATTCCTTCATGTAGTTTTTAAGCCTCATTCCAGTAGGAAGTAATGGCGTTCGTTTGATTCCCACACAGTAGGCCTACCAGAAGAGACCACTATAATTTCCATAGAAACTAATACAATTACCATTATAACCATTCAACccattttaatttcaatgaTGGTTTCTATTGCTGTTGTTTTTAGAAGCTTAAATAGTTTTCTTTACCCTCTCTAAATT of Triplophysa dalaica isolate WHDGS20190420 chromosome 4, ASM1584641v1, whole genome shotgun sequence contains these proteins:
- the LOC130420046 gene encoding MARVEL domain-containing protein 2-like; the protein is MSAGNGSASRFDRVRDVPLYDQVPFGSLPWGQEIPYPLGDVPATSYDPLPPPPLPDNPPVGPDFYPSDGEDQVDDAMDIKPIRRFIPDSVKNFFRGSSNSGSKKWPFSPPPDNVNTTTQGVPCSPPPSPTAPSSYLDPYGGSGGSYASRKEQAMLLGEPLESVSGRSLQTAMTYSEKVEEYNQRYAYMKSWAGLLRILGCMELLLGAAVFACVCAYVHKDNEWFNMFGNTMHQMSGGGYGGSSMGGMYGGGGVSYTGPMTPFVIVVAGLAWIVTIILLVLGMTMYYRTILLDANWWPITEGVINLALAILYMTAAIVYVRDTVRGGLCYYPHFNAGPNAGFCRTESGQTAAIIFLFVNMLLYLVGAGVCLKLWRHEAARMRRERLCQDTKAAVPLTMIDLGSSVSAPVYKGPLMAFPETIDGTAPSVIMEPEILRGHIPSGHIPKPVIIADYVAKYPTIRTDEEREQYKAVFNDQYAEYKELHAEVQVLTQKFEEMDNLMRNLQQQPTSHMEQERIHSIVQEYNRKKADPTFLEKRDRCEYLKNKLAHIKQKIQEYDKVMDWNDEHCCSQDNIMPKKSSHRPPYGRRHHRSSHRTGSFHPDEMLHFYRWTSPPGVMKIMCIIIIIMCVAMFACVASTLAWDYDAGAMGMGGMGGMGSYGGGYQGSYGGGSYGGAGYSGGLGGSGGGYGGGSYGGGTYMDPKSGKGFIIAIAAITFIAVLIIFIMAVSRQSTSQSPSFYLASIIICGILAALMLIATIVYLVAINPMAQSSGSMMYNQILQLCAQYQNQEQASGIFLNQYLYHYCVVEPEEVIAVVLGFLVAVALIILLVFGVKTRGQIRRYGRERVLWYDMKTITSGLTSQGIGEWVKNVSGDPETFVNDRNDHIGVSQPMVANHEVHKPIYLPSSDLTSSIGGPKSKLRDYDTGESGDELDTDYETEYPTIANEQERLEYKRGFERDHMEYKRLQAELDDINNGLAVVDKELNYLQEGTSQFMDAFAEYNRLKGLKKTQDYQMKKKRCKQLKAKLSLIKRRVSDYDHRN